Proteins co-encoded in one Sporichthyaceae bacterium genomic window:
- a CDS encoding alpha/beta fold hydrolase: protein MAEVMAEINGIRMCYEDLGDPAAPPLLLIMGLGGPLIWWDDEFCQGLVDRGFRVIRFDNRDSGLSQSMPDAPMTMARLGRSMFRPDPAPAYALDDMADDAVGLLDHLGIGRAHVVGVSMGGMIAQLVTLRHPERVRSLTSMMSTTGNRRVGWMAPRILARMFAKWPPGEEAYVERSVEGVGRIGTARYFGTAALRQRDRAIRTYRRGLNPAGTMRQIAAIVAAPDRTRDLGLIRVPTVVIHGTADPLIHVSGGKATARAIPGAELVLVPGMGHDMPLELWPVLHDAIERTARRAEALRPTS, encoded by the coding sequence ATGGCCGAGGTCATGGCAGAGATCAACGGCATCCGGATGTGCTACGAGGACCTCGGCGACCCCGCGGCACCGCCGCTGCTGCTGATCATGGGCCTGGGCGGGCCGCTGATCTGGTGGGACGACGAGTTCTGCCAAGGCCTGGTCGACCGCGGATTTCGGGTGATTCGCTTCGACAACCGCGACTCGGGCCTTTCGCAGTCGATGCCGGACGCCCCGATGACGATGGCGCGACTGGGTCGCTCGATGTTCCGGCCGGACCCGGCGCCGGCCTACGCGCTGGACGACATGGCCGACGACGCCGTCGGACTGCTGGACCACCTCGGCATCGGCCGGGCACACGTCGTCGGGGTCTCGATGGGCGGCATGATCGCCCAGCTTGTGACGCTGCGTCACCCGGAGCGGGTGCGTTCGCTCACGTCGATGATGTCGACGACGGGGAACCGCCGAGTGGGCTGGATGGCGCCGCGGATCCTGGCCCGGATGTTCGCCAAGTGGCCCCCCGGCGAGGAGGCCTACGTCGAGCGCAGCGTAGAGGGCGTCGGTCGGATCGGCACCGCCCGCTACTTCGGCACGGCCGCGCTCCGGCAGCGCGACCGCGCGATCCGCACGTACCGACGCGGCCTGAACCCCGCTGGGACCATGCGGCAGATCGCCGCCATCGTCGCCGCGCCCGATCGCACCCGCGACCTCGGGCTGATACGGGTCCCGACCGTGGTCATCCACGGCACCGCCGACCCGCTGATCCACGTCAGCGGCGGCAAGGCCACCGCGCGGGCCATCCCCGGCGCGGAACTCGTGCTGGTCCCCGGCATGGGCCACGACATGCCGTTGGAACTGTGGCCGGTACTGCACGACGCGATCGAGCGCACCGCCCGCCGCGCGGAGGCGCTGCGCCCTACTTCTTGA